From Verrucomicrobiota bacterium:
CGGCGGGTCTTTTGTCCGTGGCCTGCGTTGGCTCGGTCCTTACAGCCCGCGTTGGGGATGCTCGGACCTCGCCGCCTTGGCCACAGCCAAAATCCCTCGCCGCAGGACCCCGCGCAATTTTCGGACAGGCTCTAAGGGAGATTTGAAAGGATGGGTGGAGGTGCATCAACCTGGCGGATACAAGATGGGCGCGTTTTACCGATTTGATAAGGGGTCACGGAGATACGTCCGCGGCTTGCATAGGGGAGGAAGCGGGTTGATGCAGCCGGGCTCAACGTATGTCCTCGCCACTCGACACTCCGCGCGTCATCCAACGCTCCATCTCCTAGCCGGGTATCCGGCGGAATGTACGTTAGATGGCGGTTTCGTCATCAAGGAATTCCCCGACCGCGGAGAAAAGCAACGAGCCGTTCCGATCCCGAAGAGTCCTTGAAACAACCTACGGCGCTTTCTTCGCGGTCCACGTTCCCTCCCCCAGGTCGCCGAGGCGAACCGTTCCTTTGAGTGTGCCGTCGCTTTCGACTTTCCCGGTGTAGGTCACCACGGCTGGTTCGTCCTGAACGCGGACGCCGAAGGAGAATCTCAATTCCGAATTCCTCAAGGTGCCGCTGAATTCCGCCTCGCCAAAGAGCCCTTTATAGGTGCCCACAATGTTGGGACCGGCCTGGACAAAGGTGAAGCTGGGTGAACCGGTGCCGTTGGCGGTCTCGACCTGGAAACTCCAGGCGCCCGTGATGTTGACGGCGTCGTCGGCCTTGCCCTTCGCGTCCAGGTTCTTGGCGTACTCTTCCAGCGGCAACGTCGACTGGACGCCGTCCGCGGGCACATCCATTTTCGCCAGCCAGAGCAGCGCGTTCAAAACCACTTTCCGGAAATTCGGGTTCGACCAGTTTGCGTGAACGTGCCCACCCGTGAAACCGAAGCCGCGCCCGCCGTCAGGCCGTTCCACCGCCCACATCAGAACTTCGTCCCGCCCGCTCGCGGCGACGATGTGCCCATACGGACCGCGCGGCGAAGCGGACGCGCCTTTGCGTGTTTCATCGGAAGGCTTGGCCACGAGAATCGGCGTGACGCCTTTCATGTCAGCGCGGAAGCGCATATTGAAATACCATTCGTCACGGAGTTTGAATGGCTTCACGCCGCGGGTGATCGCGTGTTTCGGCAGTTCTTTGATGTCAGCTTCCCAGTGCGGGTTGGTCGAAAACGCGGTTTCGTAGTAGCCGCCGATCCAATCGAGGAACTCCGGGCCGCCCTTGTCTTTGGGAACCTCAACGGCGTAATGCGCGCAACCCAGCCCCACGCCCTTCCTCATCAGCGCCCCCATGACTTGCAAATGATTTTCGCGGATTACCGGATGGCCGCCGCCGCCATCCATGAAGAGCAGAATTGCGTCGGCGCCTTCGAAGGCATCCGGCTCTTTGGGCCAGCCGCCCTGGACGACCACGGATTTCACGCCCGGCACCTGGTCCAGACATCTCTTCAACACCAAACAACCGGCGTTGAATTCGTGGTCGCCCGGTCCGTGGCTGGGCCGGCCGGCCACGAGGACGATCTTCTTTTCGGCGGCGCTTGTGTCCGCTCCAAAAGAGGACAGCAACGCGGCGCAACTCAGCAGGGCGAGGATTCTATTCATAAGTTATTTCTCTTTTGTATCGAGATTCTGAGCCATGTCTTCCGGCGTCACTTGGGAAGCGACGCCATCGGATGGGATGTCCGCCTTCGCGGTCCAGAGGATGGCGTTCAAAACAATCTTGCGGAAATCATCGTGGGCCCAATTCCGATGGAAATGGCCGCCGGTGAAACCGAAGCCACGTCCACCGTCGGGCCGCTCGATCACCCACATGACGTGCTCCGACATTCCAAGGCGGGCCTGGACGTGGGGGTTTCCGCCGTGGCTGCTAGAGGCGCCGGGCTTGCCGCGGGTCCGGTCAGGCGGCACGGACGTGAGGATCGGCGTCACGCCTTTCATGCCTTCGGGGAAGCGCATGTGATAGTACCACTCGTCATTGATCTTGAACGGCTTCACTCCGCGCGTGACGGGATGCGCCGGCAAGGTCTTGAAATCCGCGTCCCAATGCGGATTCACCGACCAGAACGTCTCGAAGTAACCGCCGGTCCAATCCAGCCACGCCTGACCGGCCTCGCCTTTGGGAACTTCAACCGCGTAATGCGCGCAGCCAAGACCGACGCCTTTCTTCATCCATTCACCGAGAATCTTGAGACGCTCCGGTTTGATGGCGGGATGGCCGCTGCCGCCGTCCATATAAAGAAAGATCGCGTCCGCACCCTCGAACGCTTTGGAATCGGTGGGCCAGCCGTTCAAATGGACTTCCGCCCGAACACCCGGAACCTGGTCGAGGCACTTTTTGAGCAGGAAGCAACCTGCCTGAAATTCGTGCGCGCCCGTGCCATGGCTGGGTTTGCCCGCGACGAGGACGATCTTCATGTCGGCCGCAGAAATGTGCGCGGCGGTGAACAGCACCAATAACGCGTGGAGATCGAGCCATTTTTTCATGATCGTGGGAATGCAGCCGGAGATGCGAAGCACACGCGCCCTCGCGTGTACCGGCCGGCGCCGTAAGTGTTCGGTGTGCCTTCCGCGGTATCGCAGAGTGCAACTCTGCGCTACGCTAAACAGATACCCGGCGCTTTGCCGGTCGAAGAACTCGTTCCGATCGGGCACTAACTCGTGAAGCGTTCGAACGCAAGAGGGTCGTCGGTGGGGGCGCCGACCACAGCACGCGAGGGCGCGTGCGCTCCCCATCTTGAATGAGAAAGAACGGCTAAGGGCTTTTATCCGTGTCATCCGCGTGACCGTGGTTTGGAAACTGTACCGAAGACCAGGCACCAGCAACTACTTCAGCGGCTTGATCCTGATGTTCTTAAACTGAACCGTCATCGGCGGGCCGACGTGGATTTGCAGCGCCAGGATGCCATCTTTGGCCGCTTTGACGGAGTCCTCGTCAATAACATCGACGGTTTGCATGCCGTTGATGAAATGCTGAAGATGGTTTCCCTTGGCGATGATCACGTAATCATTCCAATCTTCCTTTTTGATCTTCGCCTGGATGTCTTTCGACTCGCCGAGCGAGCCGACCACTTCAACCTCGGGCCGCTTGGGATTGGAAGGATCGTCTTTGACGACGGTCTTTTGTCCCCGTTGCGCCAGGATGCCCCGCGCCCGTTCCTCGTACAAGATGCCGGAATAGGTTGTGCCCGCCTCGAAATCCGCCTGATAGCCGCTGACGATAGGGCCGAACTTGCCGTTCTCAATGACCTTGCTCCGGTACTGAATTCCCGAATTCCCATTGACGATGCGGTAGGAGAGGCGCAGTTCGAAGTCGTCCACGTTGCCTCCGGTGTAAACGAGGAACGTGTTGTGCGTCAGCTTCGGGTCCGCTTTGGTGACGCCGGTGATCGCGCCATCTTTCACCGACCACAGATCGGGATTGCCCTCCCAGCCGGTGAGGTCTTTGCCGTTGAACAGACTCTTGAAACCCGGCTCCAACACAGCCGCTTGCATTGCAGTGGCCGCTCCACTCAAAAGAATGGAAATCAGAGTCGCCAGAATTACTGTCGTGTTTGTTTTCATAGTCTCATCGCATTCGTGGGAATTAGTGAAATTCGTGTCGATCCTTTTCGCTTATTTCAAAACCTTCTTCA
This genomic window contains:
- a CDS encoding ThuA domain-containing protein yields the protein MKKWLDLHALLVLFTAAHISAADMKIVLVAGKPSHGTGAHEFQAGCFLLKKCLDQVPGVRAEVHLNGWPTDSKAFEGADAIFLYMDGGSGHPAIKPERLKILGEWMKKGVGLGCAHYAVEVPKGEAGQAWLDWTGGYFETFWSVNPHWDADFKTLPAHPVTRGVKPFKINDEWYYHMRFPEGMKGVTPILTSVPPDRTRGKPGASSSHGGNPHVQARLGMSEHVMWVIERPDGGRGFGFTGGHFHRNWAHDDFRKIVLNAILWTAKADIPSDGVASQVTPEDMAQNLDTKEK
- a CDS encoding DUF1080 domain-containing protein; translation: MKTNTTVILATLISILLSGAATAMQAAVLEPGFKSLFNGKDLTGWEGNPDLWSVKDGAITGVTKADPKLTHNTFLVYTGGNVDDFELRLSYRIVNGNSGIQYRSKVIENGKFGPIVSGYQADFEAGTTYSGILYEERARGILAQRGQKTVVKDDPSNPKRPEVEVVGSLGESKDIQAKIKKEDWNDYVIIAKGNHLQHFINGMQTVDVIDEDSVKAAKDGILALQIHVGPPMTVQFKNIRIKPLK